One Candidatus Culexarchaeum yellowstonense genomic region harbors:
- a CDS encoding glycosyltransferase family 4 protein yields MVRDRSIIVDWMDVWMWPCEEMNPIEIQAVEEADGVIFWSKPFMKLMTKRLRIKKYTYVPYGINLRDFDPLKSGNGTSFRRKFNLEGKFLITYSGGVWRPINLDLQGIDKVLKAFQLISNKLKKAVLVLQLLSIDVQILKLLKELNIKDKTIVIGALPFNSSDRLNLFSATDLFIAPTTRHPISYYAERMKFFQYMAAGKPILAEEAPGTKSVFNNDAHYVKLDDVDAMADAILKLYYDEDLRRRLGYKSRKRLETLFEWSKLMPTYRNFILSVLN; encoded by the coding sequence ATGGTAAGGGATCGTAGTATAATAGTGGATTGGATGGATGTTTGGATGTGGCCATGTGAAGAGATGAATCCAATAGAAATACAAGCTGTAGAAGAAGCCGATGGAGTTATATTCTGGAGTAAACCTTTCATGAAACTAATGACTAAACGGTTGAGAATTAAAAAGTACACATATGTACCTTATGGGATAAATTTGAGGGATTTCGATCCACTAAAATCAGGTAATGGCACTTCATTCAGAAGGAAATTTAATTTGGAAGGAAAGTTTTTAATAACTTATAGTGGTGGTGTCTGGAGACCTATTAACTTAGACCTCCAAGGAATAGATAAAGTGTTAAAAGCCTTTCAGCTGATATCCAACAAATTGAAAAAAGCTGTACTAGTATTACAGTTGCTCAGCATAGACGTACAAATATTAAAGCTTCTTAAAGAATTAAACATAAAAGACAAGACAATAGTAATTGGTGCGCTTCCATTTAACAGTAGTGATAGACTAAACCTCTTTTCAGCAACAGACCTCTTCATAGCTCCAACCACCAGGCATCCCATAAGCTATTATGCTGAACGCATGAAATTCTTCCAGTACATGGCGGCGGGCAAACCTATTCTAGCAGAAGAAGCTCCTGGCACAAAAAGCGTTTTTAATAATGATGCTCACTATGTTAAGCTCGACGATGTAGATGCCATGGCAGATGCCATACTTAAATTATATTATGATGAAGATCTTAGGAGACGATTAGGTTATAAAAGCAGGAAACGATTGGAAACACTCTTCGAATGGTCAAAACTCATGCCAACCTATAGGAACTTTATACTATCAGTACTAAACTGA
- the rfbD gene encoding dTDP-4-dehydrorhamnose reductase: MRIAIIGSTGQLGTDLVKVMRGGHEVIGLSHEDIEVTDYESCLILKKYSPDVIINTAAFHKTDQCEEEPLKTFLVNAIGARNVATISRELNAITVYISTDYVFDGLKNAPYTEEDPPNPVNTYGISKLAGELYTKQNPKHYIIRIASLFGVAGARWKGGNFVETMISKALKREVISVVDDMWMSPTYAKDAASIIKKILEKGLPYGIYHATNKGYCTWFQFTQEIFKLIGLTPDIKPIKTDQLQTKAKRPRFSALESIKLPKYGIEVRDWKEALREYLLEKGHITLNKKT, from the coding sequence ATGAGAATAGCCATTATAGGCTCAACAGGGCAGTTAGGCACAGATCTTGTAAAAGTTATGCGGGGTGGGCATGAAGTCATAGGTTTATCACATGAAGATATAGAAGTAACTGATTATGAAAGCTGTCTGATTTTAAAAAAGTATAGCCCTGACGTAATTATAAATACTGCTGCATTCCACAAGACAGATCAATGTGAAGAGGAACCACTCAAAACATTCCTAGTGAATGCTATAGGCGCTAGAAATGTAGCTACCATTTCAAGGGAATTAAATGCCATAACAGTATACATAAGCACAGATTATGTCTTCGATGGTTTAAAGAATGCACCATACACGGAAGAAGACCCTCCAAATCCAGTGAACACATATGGAATATCAAAACTTGCTGGTGAACTCTACACAAAGCAAAACCCTAAACACTACATAATTAGAATTGCAAGTCTTTTCGGAGTGGCTGGAGCTAGATGGAAGGGAGGAAACTTTGTAGAAACAATGATATCAAAAGCTTTGAAAAGAGAAGTTATTAGCGTAGTTGATGATATGTGGATGAGCCCAACATATGCAAAGGATGCTGCATCAATTATTAAGAAAATATTGGAAAAAGGTCTACCATACGGAATATACCACGCAACAAACAAAGGCTACTGCACATGGTTCCAATTCACCCAAGAAATATTCAAGCTCATAGGACTAACTCCAGATATTAAGCCAATAAAAACAGATCAACTTCAAACAAAAGCTAAAAGACCCAGATTCTCCGCACTAGAGAGTATAAAACTGCCAAAATATGGAATTGAAGTGAGAGATTGGAAAGAAGCTCTACGCGAATATTTGCTGGAAAAGGGACATATCACTTTAAACAAGAAAACCTAA
- a CDS encoding DUF86 domain-containing protein, translating into MVGLRNILMHRYWLVDDEKIYEAVKDDFKCVRELIGKVMEAFPIEHQLL; encoded by the coding sequence ATGGTTGGATTGAGGAATATTTTGATGCATCGTTACTGGCTAGTTGATGATGAGAAAATTTATGAAGCTGTAAAAGACGACTTTAAATGTGTGAGGGAGCTTATAGGTAAGGTTATGGAGGCATTCCCAATTGAACATCAATTACTATGA
- a CDS encoding nucleotidyltransferase domain-containing protein, which yields MNINYYEVSIEDASRRLRGILSGMMDVKVAVLFGSILRRNFIRDLDVGVFMNPEPDIKRIAEISGILEDALGLPVDVIPLNWASPKLKLKALLNGVKLIVRDSNLYTSLLKEALSEAMDIDLKIKYMEKMHY from the coding sequence TTGAACATCAATTACTATGAAGTTTCAATTGAAGATGCTTCGAGAAGGTTGAGGGGGATTCTTAGTGGAATGATGGATGTGAAGGTGGCTGTGCTCTTCGGCTCAATTCTGAGAAGGAATTTCATTAGAGACTTGGATGTCGGAGTTTTCATGAATCCCGAACCAGACATCAAGAGGATTGCTGAAATATCTGGTATACTTGAAGATGCTTTAGGATTACCAGTCGACGTTATACCACTCAATTGGGCTTCACCAAAATTGAAGCTAAAAGCCTTATTGAATGGTGTAAAATTAATTGTTAGAGATAGCAACCTATACACCAGCCTACTAAAAGAAGCACTATCCGAAGCCATGGACATCGACCTGAAAATCAAGTATATGGAGAAAATGCATTATTGA
- a CDS encoding RNA-guided endonuclease TnpB family protein, with protein sequence MSNSLLLSETCKFKLKPSIEQKQILEELFSTYKSMVEECLNRAISMNITSRKRLHESIYGELRRKFRDYPSHYIYTAITVALGMYKSYRRISRRRSNTKPPSIERLKAILLDDTHLFWFSWGSLKIATHKGHLTIPFKLHAHAEKFKGLQVKGSRIIALGDEYYLHVTFRRTVEGKECEGLLGIDVNEKSIDLAIIKPDKVRFVKIDISEAKHIRDRYFKKRRSIQRKTRGKAKARLLAKYSGRERRRIDAILHKASKTIAAIVAEEKVKPVMEKLKNMRERIKYGRRMNRRLHSIPFRKIQSYISYKSIEKGYKPDYVDAKNTSRVCPICGELNKPNGHIYKCKKCGFQADRHIVATWNIATKLQMCRPLPLAAKATHKAKVERIVIKC encoded by the coding sequence GTGTCAAACAGCTTATTGCTGAGTGAAACCTGCAAATTCAAGCTTAAGCCCAGCATAGAGCAAAAACAGATACTGGAAGAACTTTTCTCCACCTATAAGAGCATGGTTGAAGAGTGTTTGAATAGGGCAATAAGCATGAACATAACATCTAGGAAGAGGTTACATGAATCAATCTATGGAGAATTGAGGAGGAAATTTAGGGATTATCCATCACACTACATTTATACCGCCATAACAGTAGCTTTAGGAATGTACAAATCGTATAGAAGAATTTCAAGGAGAAGAAGCAATACCAAGCCCCCATCAATAGAACGGTTGAAAGCAATCCTCCTTGACGATACACATCTTTTCTGGTTTAGTTGGGGAAGCCTTAAAATTGCTACACATAAGGGGCACCTCACAATACCCTTCAAGCTCCATGCTCACGCTGAAAAATTCAAAGGCTTGCAGGTTAAGGGTTCAAGGATCATAGCACTGGGAGACGAATACTATCTCCATGTAACATTTAGGAGGACTGTTGAAGGGAAGGAATGTGAAGGTCTCTTAGGGATAGATGTGAACGAGAAGAGTATAGACCTAGCAATCATCAAGCCCGATAAGGTTAGGTTTGTAAAAATAGACATTAGCGAGGCGAAACACATTAGAGATAGGTACTTCAAGAAGAGGCGAAGCATCCAGAGGAAGACAAGAGGAAAAGCAAAAGCTAGACTACTGGCGAAATACTCTGGAAGAGAGAGGCGGCGCATAGATGCCATTCTTCATAAGGCAAGTAAGACGATAGCTGCAATAGTGGCCGAAGAGAAAGTTAAGCCCGTGATGGAGAAGTTGAAGAATATGAGAGAACGGATAAAATACGGAAGAAGGATGAACAGAAGGCTCCACAGCATACCCTTCAGGAAAATACAGTCTTACATCTCCTATAAATCAATTGAAAAAGGCTACAAGCCTGATTACGTTGACGCAAAGAACACTTCTAGGGTTTGCCCGATATGTGGCGAATTGAATAAGCCGAATGGGCACATCTACAAATGTAAGAAATGCGGCTTCCAAGCGGATAGGCATATTGTAGCTACTTGGAACATAGCCACAAAACTCCAGATGTGCCGTCCCCTACCGTTGGCGGCGAAAGCCACCCATAAAGCCAAGGTAGAACGGATAGTAATAAAATGCTAA
- a CDS encoding glycosyltransferase encodes MRIGVFFDGYLPLHETKDPGQLVLGFLDLGIQSEMITLYKQELNTYTSPFPIIFATRSQILTTDYWRTVPDDVIVAYTWLSRRYLPMVSAMKKAGKFVIVKADGDGRYAFPTDPRRLSFRYLLQNFHLLSFGEIFRRSYHVLRTKLMRHRRIRRVAEHIKLADKVIIESPQAQINLSYSLLYWGFNLSSKIHVVPNPVASDIISTTVPLKKEKQVMALGRWDAIEQKNTIRMVKVLCQFANLKPDYEIVIIGSGKEIVQKLINKTASSRIPDQLHLTGYIPRDEVIRHLARSRIFFMPSNWEGFSIAAAEAVCMGCTIVGTPIECLTFLTLGGFTGTIATDFTEPPPLLNALLIDAHKWEVGYYDPQSISHFWRNNLCRKAIAEKIVKLIDTSHNEDVSSADKTFATKG; translated from the coding sequence ATGAGGATAGGAGTGTTTTTTGATGGATATCTACCTTTACATGAAACTAAAGACCCGGGACAGCTTGTTTTGGGTTTTTTAGACTTGGGAATTCAAAGTGAAATGATTACATTGTATAAGCAGGAATTAAATACATACACTTCTCCATTTCCTATTATATTTGCAACTAGATCTCAAATATTAACTACAGACTATTGGCGCACAGTCCCTGATGATGTAATTGTGGCGTACACTTGGCTTAGCAGGAGATATTTACCTATGGTATCAGCTATGAAAAAAGCTGGGAAGTTTGTTATAGTGAAAGCCGATGGTGATGGTAGATATGCTTTTCCCACTGATCCTAGACGATTGAGTTTCCGATACCTTTTACAAAATTTTCATTTGTTAAGTTTCGGTGAAATATTCAGAAGAAGTTATCATGTATTACGTACCAAATTGATGAGGCATCGAAGGATTAGGCGCGTTGCTGAACACATAAAATTAGCGGATAAAGTAATAATCGAATCGCCTCAGGCTCAAATCAATCTCTCTTATTCACTATTATATTGGGGTTTCAATCTATCTTCAAAAATCCATGTAGTACCAAATCCAGTAGCCTCTGACATCATAAGTACAACAGTTCCCTTAAAAAAGGAAAAACAAGTGATGGCTCTTGGAAGATGGGATGCAATAGAGCAAAAGAATACTATCCGAATGGTTAAAGTTTTATGCCAATTTGCGAATTTGAAACCTGATTATGAGATAGTGATAATTGGCTCTGGCAAGGAGATTGTTCAAAAGCTTATCAACAAAACAGCTTCTTCACGAATACCAGATCAGCTACATTTAACTGGTTACATTCCTCGTGATGAAGTTATTCGTCATTTAGCAAGATCACGGATCTTTTTCATGCCTTCCAATTGGGAAGGTTTCAGTATAGCTGCAGCTGAGGCTGTTTGTATGGGGTGCACAATTGTTGGTACCCCCATTGAGTGCCTTACATTTCTAACGTTGGGAGGATTCACAGGGACTATAGCAACTGACTTTACTGAGCCCCCCCCCTTACTCAATGCACTACTAATAGATGCCCATAAATGGGAAGTTGGTTATTATGATCCACAAAGTATAAGTCATTTCTGGCGCAACAATCTTTGTCGCAAAGCAATAGCGGAGAAAATAGTAAAGCTGATAGATACGTCACACAACGAAGACGTCTCTTCAGCTGATAAAACTTTTGCAACAAAAGGTTGA
- a CDS encoding class I SAM-dependent methyltransferase: MAVIEFFIECVKKEEFEGKRVLEVGSKYVNGSVRPFIERFCSPKEYLGVDIEPGKFVDLILPAEKLVEYFGPESFDVVIATELLEHVQNWRLVVGNLKSVLKRGGYI; this comes from the coding sequence GTGGCAGTAATCGAGTTCTTTATTGAATGCGTTAAAAAAGAGGAGTTCGAGGGTAAAAGAGTCTTGGAGGTAGGCAGTAAGTATGTTAATGGTAGTGTTAGGCCTTTTATTGAACGTTTTTGTTCACCTAAAGAGTATTTGGGCGTTGATATTGAGCCTGGAAAATTTGTTGACTTAATTTTGCCTGCTGAAAAACTTGTCGAGTACTTTGGCCCTGAGTCTTTCGATGTTGTAATAGCCACAGAGCTGCTGGAGCACGTTCAAAATTGGAGGCTTGTAGTAGGTAATTTGAAGAGCGTTCTAAAGCGTGGAGGATATATATAA
- a CDS encoding SDR family oxidoreductase, protein MKVLVTGGAGYIGSILCRMLLEKGYDVTCLDRFFFGFDSIREIEDKIRVVKDDIRWFDPDILRGIDAVIDMAALSNDPSGELDPQKTLEINYKGRVRVALLSKKAGVKKYILASTCSVYGFQEEVLTEDSPLNPLTTYAKANMLAEKDVLPLADKTFNVTVLRQATVYGYSPRMRFDLAINGMVLGFFRNGKIPIMRDGTQWRPFVHVKDTSNAFIKVLEAEDELVNGQIFNVGSDEQNFQIFNLAKLIAEAINLPFNYEWYGSPDKRSYRVSFQKIRKTLKFEPKYTPREGAKEVFDALKDGRLNPDDPRTITVKWYKHLLEMHKFIKEIEMNGLIL, encoded by the coding sequence ATGAAGGTTCTAGTTACTGGAGGGGCTGGTTACATAGGATCCATACTCTGTAGGATGCTCTTAGAGAAGGGGTACGATGTTACATGCTTAGATAGATTCTTCTTCGGCTTTGATTCCATAAGGGAAATTGAAGACAAGATAAGAGTAGTAAAGGATGATATAAGGTGGTTTGATCCCGATATTTTGAGGGGTATTGATGCTGTTATAGATATGGCAGCTTTATCAAATGATCCAAGTGGAGAATTGGATCCTCAAAAAACATTAGAAATAAATTATAAGGGTAGGGTTAGGGTTGCATTACTTTCAAAGAAGGCTGGTGTGAAGAAGTACATTTTAGCCAGCACATGTAGCGTTTACGGATTCCAGGAAGAGGTATTAACGGAGGATTCGCCTCTAAATCCATTGACAACATATGCCAAGGCAAACATGCTTGCCGAAAAAGATGTACTCCCATTGGCTGATAAGACATTTAATGTGACTGTCTTGAGACAGGCTACCGTTTATGGTTATTCGCCGAGGATGCGTTTCGACTTGGCGATAAATGGTATGGTTTTAGGATTCTTCAGGAATGGTAAGATTCCCATAATGCGTGATGGTACGCAGTGGCGCCCCTTCGTACACGTTAAAGATACATCCAACGCTTTTATTAAGGTCTTGGAGGCTGAAGACGAACTTGTGAATGGGCAGATATTCAATGTGGGTAGCGATGAACAGAACTTCCAAATATTCAACTTAGCAAAACTTATAGCTGAAGCAATAAACCTCCCATTCAATTATGAGTGGTATGGATCCCCAGATAAGAGGAGCTACAGAGTAAGCTTCCAAAAAATAAGGAAAACATTGAAATTTGAACCTAAATACACGCCTAGGGAAGGTGCTAAAGAAGTTTTCGATGCACTTAAAGATGGAAGATTGAATCCAGATGATCCACGGACAATAACAGTCAAATGGTATAAGCATTTATTGGAGATGCATAAGTTCATTAAGGAAATTGAGATGAATGGGTTGATACTATGA
- a CDS encoding glucose-1-phosphate thymidylyltransferase gives MRGVVLHGGAGTRLRPLTYSGPKQLIPVANKPVSQYVVEDLRDCGVRDIAIILGETFPELVKDYYGDGSRFGVRITYIYQGKPLGIAHAVSLCRDFVGDSPFIVYLGDNILQYGIKAHFDKFVSGNYDAMVLLKEVDDPTRFGVAKFDEKGRLVKLIEKPKEPPSRFALVGVYFLKPVIFDVIRDLKPSWRGELEITDALQMLIDRGFNVGYDFVRGWWFDTGKKDDILTVNAKILDERITGCVRGVLENSKVEGRVDIGEGTRIINSVVRGPSIIGEKCIIRDSYIGPYTSIGNNVSIIGSGVEYSVIMDNVSISGVDRLDECLVGRYSRIVRSEGNRRTVKLHISDYSEVIL, from the coding sequence TTGAGGGGTGTTGTTCTTCATGGTGGTGCTGGTACTAGGCTTAGGCCTTTGACTTATAGTGGTCCTAAGCAGTTGATTCCTGTGGCTAATAAGCCTGTTAGTCAGTATGTTGTTGAGGATCTTAGGGATTGTGGTGTTAGGGATATTGCGATAATTCTAGGCGAAACGTTTCCTGAGCTTGTTAAGGATTATTATGGTGATGGAAGTAGGTTTGGTGTTAGGATTACTTATATTTATCAGGGTAAGCCTCTTGGGATAGCTCATGCTGTGAGTTTGTGTAGGGATTTTGTTGGTGATTCGCCTTTCATAGTTTATCTTGGTGATAATATACTTCAGTATGGTATTAAGGCTCATTTTGATAAGTTTGTTTCTGGAAATTATGATGCTATGGTTTTGTTGAAGGAGGTTGATGATCCAACTAGGTTTGGTGTAGCGAAATTTGATGAGAAGGGTAGGCTTGTGAAGCTTATTGAGAAGCCTAAGGAGCCTCCAAGTAGATTCGCCCTTGTGGGGGTATACTTCCTTAAGCCAGTGATATTTGATGTTATTAGGGATTTGAAGCCTAGTTGGAGGGGGGAGCTTGAAATTACTGATGCACTTCAAATGTTAATTGATAGGGGATTTAATGTTGGCTACGATTTCGTTAGGGGATGGTGGTTTGACACTGGGAAGAAGGATGACATATTAACTGTTAATGCAAAGATCCTCGATGAGAGGATAACTGGATGTGTTAGGGGGGTTTTGGAGAACTCTAAAGTTGAGGGTAGGGTTGACATTGGTGAGGGGACGAGGATAATTAATAGTGTGGTTAGGGGGCCAAGCATAATTGGTGAGAAATGCATTATAAGGGATTCATACATTGGACCATACACAAGCATAGGTAACAATGTGAGCATAATTGGTAGTGGAGTGGAGTATTCAGTAATAATGGACAATGTCAGTATAAGTGGTGTGGATAGACTTGATGAATGCCTAGTGGGCAGATATTCAAGGATAGTTAGATCTGAGGGGAATAGGAGGACTGTGAAACTCCACATAAGCGACTACTCAGAAGTAATACTATAG
- a CDS encoding dTDP-4-dehydrorhamnose 3,5-epimerase family protein, which yields MTSGIVREYPLKGVKVRDLNIIPDERGFFAEALRQDWKDLIEEDWIVQVNVSYSYPGIVRAWHKHERGQVDYFLVLEGAMKICAYEEGTGKMAEIIASGEKPMLVRIPGKYLHGTKTVSNTPSLTVYFVTRLYDYAKPDEIRRPWNDPSIIPTEINGRRDDPRVGKPWDWFAPPHK from the coding sequence ATGACTTCTGGGATAGTTAGGGAATATCCTCTTAAAGGAGTTAAAGTACGTGACTTGAATATTATACCTGATGAGAGGGGTTTTTTCGCTGAGGCTTTGAGGCAGGATTGGAAAGATCTTATTGAGGAAGATTGGATTGTGCAAGTGAATGTGAGTTATAGTTATCCGGGTATAGTGAGGGCGTGGCATAAGCATGAGAGGGGGCAGGTAGACTATTTCCTGGTTCTTGAGGGGGCTATGAAGATATGTGCTTATGAGGAGGGAACTGGGAAGATGGCTGAGATCATTGCGAGTGGAGAGAAACCAATGCTAGTTAGAATTCCTGGTAAGTACCTTCATGGAACTAAGACTGTTAGCAACACTCCATCCCTAACAGTCTACTTTGTAACGAGGCTTTACGATTATGCAAAGCCAGATGAGATTAGAAGGCCTTGGAATGACCCTTCAATAATTCCAACGGAGATAAATGGGAGGAGGGATGATCCCCGCGTTGGGAAACCTTGGGATTGGTTTGCACCCCCACATAAGTGA
- a CDS encoding IS607 family transposase, producing the protein MSERLLTLQEACRRLGVHPNTLRKWGKQGKIRVVRTVGGRRRIPESEVERLIGFVKPDVSKKAVIYVRVSSYDQKQKGDLERQRQSLLDYAKSRGYEVVAVLEDVASGLNEYRKSLSRLFGLVEERRVGVVVVAFKDRLTRFGFSYLERYFSSHGVRIEVVNGEEPKDAYQELVEDLIALISSFAEKLYGLRSHKYEKVVEGVKQLIAE; encoded by the coding sequence ATGTCTGAAAGACTGCTAACTCTCCAAGAGGCTTGTCGAAGGTTGGGGGTTCATCCCAATACGCTTAGAAAGTGGGGCAAGCAGGGGAAGATAAGGGTTGTCAGAACTGTTGGCGGTAGGAGGAGGATACCTGAGAGTGAAGTTGAGCGTTTAATAGGATTTGTTAAACCTGATGTCTCAAAGAAAGCCGTGATTTATGTAAGAGTCTCTTCGTATGATCAAAAGCAGAAAGGTGATTTGGAAAGGCAGAGGCAAAGTTTGCTGGACTACGCCAAATCAAGGGGATACGAGGTTGTTGCAGTTTTAGAAGATGTAGCCAGCGGACTTAATGAGTATAGGAAATCATTAAGTAGGCTCTTTGGTCTTGTCGAGGAGCGAAGGGTAGGGGTTGTAGTGGTGGCTTTTAAAGATAGGTTAACTAGGTTTGGTTTTAGCTATTTGGAAAGGTATTTTTCATCTCATGGTGTTAGGATTGAAGTTGTTAATGGAGAGGAGCCTAAGGATGCTTACCAAGAACTTGTAGAGGACTTGATAGCCTTAATATCGAGTTTTGCCGAAAAACTCTACGGCCTGAGGAGTCACAAGTACGAGAAGGTGGTGGAAGGTGTCAAACAGCTTATTGCTGAGTGA
- a CDS encoding class I SAM-dependent methyltransferase: MDFLFIDGDNTYEGVKKDFEMYSLLVRNGGVIAFHDICPHPPETECEVSRFWNKVKQKYKYAEIVKDCNQKWSGICVLYVSRGSNRVLY; this comes from the coding sequence GTGGATTTTCTATTTATAGATGGAGACAATACGTATGAGGGTGTTAAAAAGGATTTTGAGATGTATTCTCTCTTGGTGAGGAATGGTGGAGTTATTGCATTTCACGACATTTGTCCACACCCACCAGAAACGGAATGTGAAGTGAGCAGGTTCTGGAATAAGGTAAAGCAAAAGTATAAGTATGCAGAGATAGTTAAGGATTGTAATCAGAAATGGTCTGGGATATGTGTTCTTTATGTGTCACGTGGCAGTAATCGAGTTCTTTATTGA